One segment of Corynebacterium caspium DSM 44850 DNA contains the following:
- a CDS encoding 1,4-dihydroxy-2-naphthoate polyprenyltransferase — protein MSAMPANPKRHATPAEWLEGARPHTWANAVAPVIVGTGAAAYTDNMLWWKALLALIVSGALIIGVNYANDYSDGIRGTDEDRTGPLRLTGSGLARPAAVKRAAFLSFAVAGVAGVVLAITSAWWLVLLGAFCIAGAWFYTGGKNPYGYRGLGEVAVFIFFGLIGVLGTEFVQAGRISLIGFGGAIAIGAISASVNLTNNLRDIPSDKAAGKITLAVRLGDSRTRKLMMALSLTPFLITILFSFATPLCLLALSALPLVYKAIKPVRTGAAGRDLIPVLGLVGRGMLVWAGLTAITLAFTG, from the coding sequence ATGTCCGCTATGCCTGCCAACCCAAAGCGTCACGCAACCCCCGCCGAATGGCTCGAAGGAGCCCGCCCACACACCTGGGCCAATGCCGTTGCCCCGGTGATCGTAGGCACTGGCGCGGCTGCATACACCGACAACATGCTCTGGTGGAAAGCACTATTGGCACTCATAGTTTCTGGTGCACTAATCATTGGCGTTAATTATGCAAACGACTACTCCGACGGTATTCGGGGCACCGATGAAGATCGCACCGGACCACTACGTCTTACAGGCTCTGGACTTGCACGCCCCGCAGCTGTCAAGCGAGCTGCTTTTCTCAGCTTCGCGGTCGCCGGCGTCGCTGGGGTGGTTCTGGCAATCACCTCCGCTTGGTGGTTAGTACTACTTGGAGCTTTTTGTATAGCCGGTGCATGGTTTTATACCGGGGGCAAAAATCCCTATGGATATCGCGGCCTCGGCGAGGTCGCAGTCTTTATCTTTTTCGGGCTAATTGGAGTGCTCGGAACGGAATTCGTGCAGGCAGGACGCATTTCTTTAATCGGATTCGGCGGAGCTATTGCAATAGGTGCAATTTCTGCATCCGTGAACCTTACGAATAACTTGCGCGATATTCCCTCCGATAAGGCAGCAGGAAAAATCACCCTTGCAGTTCGCCTCGGCGATTCTCGCACCCGAAAACTAATGATGGCGCTTAGCCTTACCCCCTTCTTAATTACCATTCTATTTTCTTTCGCCACCCCTCTCTGCTTATTAGCGCTAAGCGCACTTCCTTTGGTATACAAAGCCATAAAGCCGGTTCGAACTGGCGCAGCTGGACGCGATCTCATCCCGGTGCTGGGCCTGGTGGGAAGAGGCATGCTCGTCTGGGCCGGACTGACAGCTATCACCTTGGCATTTACTGGTTAG
- a CDS encoding DUF4229 domain-containing protein — translation MTKNHPLAQQENLAQQDKSDRELKHSANRALMQYGLMRLLLFIVLTVVIQLAAYFIGAPVPLAITALMALLVAFPLSMLIFAEMRIRANEALAAVSERRRMRKKWIEEELAER, via the coding sequence GTGACCAAGAATCATCCTCTCGCGCAGCAAGAAAATTTAGCTCAGCAAGATAAGTCTGACCGTGAGTTAAAGCATTCAGCTAATCGAGCACTGATGCAGTACGGCCTTATGCGGCTGTTACTTTTTATCGTGCTTACTGTAGTAATTCAATTAGCTGCTTATTTCATAGGTGCCCCGGTTCCTCTGGCGATAACTGCTCTTATGGCACTGCTTGTTGCTTTTCCGCTTTCGATGTTGATATTTGCCGAAATGAGAATTCGGGCAAACGAAGCCCTAGCAGCTGTCAGTGAGCGTCGGCGCATGCGAAAAAAATGGATCGAAGAAGAGCTGGCTGAGCGTTAA
- the rfbA gene encoding glucose-1-phosphate thymidylyltransferase RfbA, protein MKGIILAGGTGSRLYPITLAISKQLVPVYDKPMIYYPLTTLMLAGVNDILIITTPHDQPQFERLLGDGSQFGIKLKYAVQDAPRGLAEAFLIGEDHIGEDSVALVLGDNIFYGAGLGKQLRRFTKPDGGAIFAYWVANPQAYGVVDFDKDGRALSLAEKPENPTSNYAVPGLYFYDNSVIEIARMLKPSKRGELEITDINNEYLRRGQLHVEVLPRGTAWLDTGTTDLLMAAGDFVRTIEQRQGLKIGCPEEVAWRMGFLNSVQVKERAELLRASGYGEYLLETLARDSKLDS, encoded by the coding sequence ATGAAAGGCATTATTTTAGCAGGCGGAACTGGGTCAAGGCTTTATCCAATAACTTTGGCAATTAGTAAGCAGTTAGTACCAGTTTATGACAAGCCAATGATTTATTATCCGCTTACGACGCTAATGCTTGCTGGCGTTAATGATATTTTAATTATCACTACTCCTCACGATCAGCCACAGTTTGAGCGGCTTTTAGGAGACGGTTCTCAATTTGGAATCAAGCTTAAATATGCTGTTCAAGATGCTCCTAGAGGACTGGCAGAAGCTTTTCTTATAGGCGAAGATCATATTGGTGAAGATTCTGTAGCTTTGGTTTTAGGCGATAATATCTTTTATGGTGCCGGACTAGGCAAGCAATTAAGACGCTTTACAAAACCAGATGGAGGTGCTATCTTCGCTTACTGGGTGGCAAATCCGCAGGCATACGGGGTGGTTGATTTTGATAAAGATGGGCGGGCTTTATCTTTAGCTGAAAAACCTGAAAACCCGACTTCTAATTATGCAGTGCCGGGACTGTATTTTTATGACAATTCAGTTATTGAAATAGCTAGGATGCTTAAACCTAGCAAAAGGGGGGAATTAGAGATTACCGATATTAACAACGAATATTTACGTCGAGGTCAACTTCATGTAGAGGTTTTACCGCGAGGCACTGCTTGGCTTGATACTGGAACTACAGATTTGTTGATGGCTGCAGGAGATTTCGTTCGAACTATAGAACAAAGACAAGGTTTGAAGATCGGATGCCCTGAAGAGGTCGCCTGGAGAATGGGTTTTCTTAACAGCGTCCAAGTAAAAGAACGTGCAGAACTTTTACGCGCTTCAGGGTATGGAGAGTATCTTTTGGAAACTTTGGCAAGGGACAGCAAGTTGGATAGCTAG
- the rfbC gene encoding dTDP-4-dehydrorhamnose 3,5-epimerase: MLKIVENMDSLLSFEPRIFEDPRGGFLEWFKASEFEQLTGYPFDLQQANISTSVQGTLRGLHFSELPPGQAKFVTCVAGLILDVAVDIRVGSPTFGKWHAVEMGEENRKGLFLPSGFAHGFLALKDATVVYLTSNEYDPEVEHAINPFDPDIAIEWPELEYVLSDKDRNSPNLLALKSVLPSFEESRAYHNALRDSWAVANSEVQ, translated from the coding sequence ATGTTAAAAATCGTCGAAAATATGGATAGTTTATTAAGTTTTGAGCCCAGGATTTTCGAGGATCCTCGGGGTGGGTTCTTGGAATGGTTCAAAGCAAGTGAGTTTGAGCAGCTCACGGGCTACCCTTTCGACTTGCAGCAAGCAAATATTTCAACTTCGGTTCAAGGAACTTTGCGCGGTTTGCATTTCAGTGAACTGCCTCCAGGACAGGCAAAATTTGTAACTTGTGTGGCTGGTTTAATTCTTGATGTAGCGGTAGATATACGTGTGGGGTCACCTACTTTTGGAAAATGGCACGCTGTGGAAATGGGGGAGGAAAATAGAAAAGGCTTATTTTTACCTAGCGGTTTTGCGCATGGATTCCTAGCACTAAAGGATGCCACGGTAGTTTATTTAACCAGCAATGAATACGATCCTGAAGTAGAGCATGCGATCAATCCTTTTGATCCAGATATAGCTATAGAATGGCCTGAATTAGAGTATGTTTTGTCAGATAAAGATCGAAACTCCCCTAATTTGTTGGCTTTAAAATCTGTGCTCCCAAGCTTTGAAGAAAGCCGTGCTTATCATAATGCTTTAAGAGATTCTTGGGCCGTTGCTAATAGTGAGGTTCAATAA
- a CDS encoding HNH endonuclease signature motif containing protein: protein MDNLSSLSDALTAINAGLKAFTDVFNSPTAEAFNQHIDEIIQLEETLNAKDHLDIAIAYAADLADAGRLVGSSRTSDFLAKKLKISKSEALQRLNLSKQLYSPPDVAKEIKAKEERIKQENREKYRRKRISKEKLSIIAKELSNLNQNAETSPDELFSQAVDLASNTSPEELRAATREFVNTQNRKFKDPLAALRKRKLWISSDPDADGGFRFGGYLPAGPAALLKNLIAPAVRPQIDSSINSDSEDGRTLDQRRADALIALLNNAGNLKTHRQHGTASLVISVSPKDLMEGPADALGKTYPSNTGVKLSAIDILGLGLSKFDFGVLHDSNGQPLALGRSKRSASLAQRIALFASQLVCAAPHCTKPACETDAHHLVSWIRKGRTDIENLVLLCRRHHSDNRDQRDGKNNMGYFDRCPKTKRVGLKKPAYKDGTLPALEFNDSTIAKVSAGHRIRAQKWGWQCDTDPSEGEDYSPLMSLNLEN from the coding sequence ATGGATAATTTAAGCTCGCTTAGTGACGCTTTGACAGCAATCAATGCTGGTCTCAAAGCATTTACAGACGTTTTCAATTCTCCCACTGCCGAGGCGTTTAACCAGCACATAGACGAAATAATCCAATTAGAAGAAACGCTAAATGCTAAAGATCATTTGGATATAGCTATCGCTTATGCAGCTGATCTTGCGGATGCCGGGCGTTTAGTTGGGTCTTCTCGTACTTCAGATTTCTTGGCTAAAAAGCTCAAGATTTCAAAATCTGAAGCATTGCAACGCCTCAATCTTTCTAAACAACTTTATTCTCCTCCGGATGTTGCGAAGGAGATTAAGGCTAAAGAAGAACGTATCAAGCAGGAAAATCGGGAAAAGTATCGACGAAAACGCATAAGCAAAGAAAAGCTTTCCATTATTGCGAAAGAACTATCTAACCTTAATCAGAATGCTGAAACCTCTCCTGACGAGCTATTTTCACAAGCTGTCGACCTTGCTAGCAACACTTCACCTGAAGAACTCCGTGCTGCCACTCGCGAGTTTGTCAATACCCAAAACCGTAAATTTAAAGATCCTCTTGCAGCTTTGCGCAAGCGTAAATTATGGATTTCATCAGACCCCGATGCTGATGGCGGTTTTCGTTTTGGTGGATATCTGCCTGCTGGACCTGCCGCTTTACTGAAGAATCTCATTGCCCCAGCTGTTCGTCCACAAATTGATTCGTCTATAAATAGCGACTCAGAAGACGGCAGAACTTTAGATCAACGCCGGGCTGACGCCTTGATTGCGCTGCTCAATAATGCTGGAAATTTGAAGACCCATCGTCAGCATGGGACTGCTTCTTTAGTGATCTCTGTTAGTCCCAAGGATCTAATGGAAGGACCGGCCGATGCACTTGGAAAAACTTATCCTTCTAATACCGGTGTGAAACTATCCGCTATAGATATTTTAGGGCTGGGATTATCGAAATTTGATTTTGGAGTACTGCACGATTCCAACGGACAACCCCTTGCTTTGGGCCGATCAAAACGAAGTGCGTCTTTAGCTCAGCGTATAGCGCTTTTTGCATCGCAATTGGTTTGTGCTGCCCCACACTGCACCAAACCTGCCTGTGAAACGGACGCCCACCATCTAGTTAGTTGGATAAGAAAAGGTCGAACCGATATCGAAAACCTCGTCCTTTTGTGCAGACGGCATCATAGTGATAATCGTGACCAAAGAGATGGGAAAAACAACATGGGATACTTTGATAGGTGCCCAAAAACCAAACGAGTAGGCCTTAAAAAACCTGCATATAAAGATGGGACCTTGCCTGCGCTTGAGTTTAATGATTCAACAATAGCTAAAGTATCTGCAGGTCATCGTATTAGGGCGCAGAAGTGGGGTTGGCAATGCGACACCGATCCTAGCGAAGGAGAAGACTATTCGCCTTTGATGTCACTCAATTTGGAGAACTAA
- the rfbB gene encoding dTDP-glucose 4,6-dehydratase, translating into MRILVTGGAGFIGSNFVRRTLETKSNADITVLDSFTYAANPASLHDLPVRVVKGSITDKYLVDELVAETDLIVHFAAESHNDRSLEDPMCFVHTNIEGTVVLIDAAVKYGARFHHISTDEVFGDLPLTGGQRFTPETAYAPSSPYSASKAASDHMVRAYVRSFGLRATISNCSNNYGPFQHPEKFIPRQIIGLLHGVPPKVYGTGLNVRDWIHVDDHNDAVWKIIEAGAIGKTYLIGADGERNNLQVIAELNQFFGREADDFLFVKDRPGHDLRYAIDPSSTKALGWKPQHSFSAGLKQTIEWYRENSDWWSTSYKESESFYKKTEISSPN; encoded by the coding sequence GTGCGAATTCTGGTTACCGGCGGGGCCGGGTTTATTGGGTCGAATTTTGTGCGACGTACTTTGGAAACAAAGAGTAACGCGGATATAACCGTTCTAGATTCGTTTACCTATGCAGCTAATCCGGCTTCGCTGCATGATCTCCCCGTCCGTGTAGTAAAAGGATCTATCACCGATAAATATCTGGTGGACGAGCTTGTAGCTGAGACGGATCTCATTGTTCATTTTGCTGCGGAATCCCATAATGATCGATCACTTGAAGATCCTATGTGCTTTGTGCACACTAATATTGAAGGCACGGTTGTGCTGATCGATGCCGCGGTCAAGTATGGCGCAAGATTTCATCACATATCCACAGACGAAGTCTTTGGTGATCTTCCACTTACTGGGGGACAGCGTTTTACCCCGGAAACTGCGTATGCGCCTTCTTCTCCTTATTCGGCGTCAAAAGCGGCCAGTGACCACATGGTTCGGGCATATGTTAGAAGCTTTGGGCTAAGGGCCACGATTTCTAATTGTTCCAACAACTATGGTCCGTTTCAGCATCCGGAAAAATTTATTCCGAGGCAAATAATAGGACTGTTGCATGGGGTTCCTCCTAAGGTCTACGGTACTGGATTAAATGTTCGTGACTGGATTCATGTTGACGATCACAACGATGCGGTTTGGAAGATAATCGAAGCTGGTGCTATCGGTAAGACTTATCTCATAGGTGCAGATGGAGAACGAAATAATCTGCAAGTGATTGCTGAACTTAATCAGTTTTTTGGCAGAGAAGCGGACGACTTCTTATTTGTAAAGGATCGGCCAGGCCATGACCTCCGCTATGCGATTGATCCCAGCTCTACAAAAGCTTTGGGATGGAAACCTCAACATAGTTTTAGTGCAGGGCTAAAACAGACCATTGAGTGGTATCGCGAGAATTCGGATTGGTGGTCAACAAGTTACAAAGAAAGCGAATCCTTTTACAAAAAGACCGAAATTAGTTCTCCAAATTGA
- the ccsB gene encoding c-type cytochrome biogenesis protein CcsB, whose product MVNQNWATISDMSFRGAFLVLLVALAISLVAYGKQQAIIRDAPQAAQDPTKLTGATQSLAWLGIILLVATFITRGLSAGRFPLGNLYEYGVGISAVTMIVAGIVLDRRQKRIMWPWVLVPILVLMFFAGTKLYAESAPVVPALRSYWLPVHVSTVATGASIGIVSGVFSLLYLLRLYQPKGKESGLFAVLARPLPEADKLDQIAYRLGVLTLPVLGLGIIVGAIWAEAAWGRAWGWDPKETVSFISWVLYAAYLHARATPSWRVKAPFINVLAMATMLFNLFFINMVVSGLHSYAGLN is encoded by the coding sequence ATGGTCAACCAGAATTGGGCCACCATTTCAGATATGTCTTTCCGTGGGGCATTTCTCGTTTTGCTGGTGGCATTAGCAATTTCTTTAGTTGCATACGGAAAACAGCAAGCGATTATTCGCGATGCTCCCCAGGCAGCCCAGGATCCTACTAAGTTAACTGGTGCAACCCAATCACTAGCGTGGCTAGGGATTATCTTACTGGTGGCAACTTTTATAACCAGAGGACTTTCTGCCGGGAGATTTCCGCTAGGTAATCTGTACGAATACGGGGTGGGTATTAGTGCAGTAACGATGATTGTTGCCGGAATTGTTTTAGACCGTCGCCAAAAGCGGATTATGTGGCCTTGGGTGTTAGTTCCAATTTTGGTACTTATGTTCTTTGCCGGTACCAAATTATACGCGGAGTCAGCCCCTGTAGTACCTGCCTTGCGGTCGTATTGGTTGCCTGTGCATGTTTCCACCGTTGCTACCGGCGCCTCTATTGGCATAGTTTCCGGAGTATTTTCTTTGCTATATCTGCTCCGGTTGTACCAGCCTAAGGGGAAAGAATCAGGGCTTTTTGCAGTATTAGCCCGCCCACTTCCAGAGGCTGACAAACTAGACCAGATCGCGTATCGCCTGGGTGTTTTAACTTTGCCGGTGCTTGGCTTAGGCATTATTGTCGGGGCAATTTGGGCTGAAGCTGCTTGGGGGCGTGCCTGGGGTTGGGATCCCAAAGAAACCGTTAGTTTCATATCCTGGGTGCTATACGCAGCGTATCTACATGCGCGCGCAACCCCTAGTTGGCGTGTTAAAGCACCGTTTATCAATGTCTTAGCAATGGCCACCATGCTTTTCAACCTCTTTTTCATCAATATGGTCGTATCCGGCTTGCACTCCTATGCTGGACTGAACTAA
- a CDS encoding cytochrome c biogenesis protein ResB has protein sequence MKITQYPRKAWRWLTSMRTALTLLFLLALAAVPGALLPQRSLNAGNVEQYLQANGKTAEIYDKLQLFDVFDSTWFAAIYVLLMISLVGCIVPRSWDHYKAMRSAPVRAPKRLDRMPHYRTGVIELPLQEAQDKAAQQLRKWKQASFSPEEDRAGYASLSAEKGYTREFCNLIFHLAIIVLLVFVASGKLINYEGNVIVVTESGSNDGTQNLAAPPETPALSQSTEFCNTSVSNFDSFRAGALVDGTKLTPFCFIAHNFSAKYLPSGQAEMFRSDISYAVGKDIFSDPSTWDRYSLEVNHPLRIAGDRIYLQGHGFAPTFTVTWPNGEKRTQTVQFRPDDPTYFLSSGAMRFDPPAGMYPDLYERRQHQLALQGLFAPTASWSGEKGELLSSAFPAMRDPAVAIDIYRGDNGLDTGVGQSLFSLDSSLISSGQLLKIDRVNLVQGQSVTLDDGTTITFDGASEYANYQISHDPFQKWVLFSALLLLISLMSSLAIKRRRVWVRFKPLSDTSTEVTMAGLSRTDKAGWGEEFLEIADDLLGPAESETQMADENGIENDRVS, from the coding sequence ATGAAAATAACTCAGTACCCGCGTAAAGCATGGCGCTGGCTAACTAGCATGCGTACGGCTTTAACGCTGTTATTTCTCCTAGCTTTGGCTGCGGTACCGGGCGCACTGCTTCCACAACGCAGCCTCAACGCCGGCAATGTTGAACAATATCTGCAGGCCAACGGAAAAACCGCTGAGATATATGACAAACTACAGCTTTTCGATGTCTTCGATTCGACTTGGTTCGCTGCCATCTACGTGCTGCTCATGATCTCCTTAGTAGGATGCATTGTGCCGCGCAGTTGGGACCACTATAAAGCCATGCGTTCGGCACCAGTGCGCGCTCCTAAACGGTTGGATCGCATGCCGCACTACCGCACTGGTGTTATCGAGCTACCTCTTCAGGAGGCTCAAGACAAGGCTGCACAGCAACTGCGCAAATGGAAGCAGGCCTCATTTAGCCCGGAAGAAGACCGCGCCGGGTACGCGTCGTTATCAGCAGAAAAGGGTTATACCCGCGAATTTTGTAACCTTATATTTCACCTCGCAATCATTGTGTTGTTAGTTTTCGTAGCTAGCGGGAAGTTGATTAATTACGAAGGCAACGTCATTGTGGTCACGGAATCTGGCAGCAACGACGGAACGCAGAATTTGGCGGCACCACCAGAGACACCGGCACTGTCACAGTCAACTGAATTCTGTAATACTTCTGTCTCGAATTTTGATTCCTTCCGTGCGGGAGCTCTTGTTGATGGCACTAAGTTGACGCCTTTTTGTTTTATCGCCCACAATTTTTCGGCGAAATATCTTCCTAGCGGACAGGCAGAAATGTTTCGCTCCGATATCTCCTATGCGGTTGGGAAAGATATCTTCAGCGACCCCTCGACCTGGGATAGGTACTCTCTAGAAGTAAACCACCCCCTTCGTATTGCTGGGGATAGGATTTATCTCCAAGGCCACGGCTTTGCCCCAACTTTCACTGTTACTTGGCCCAATGGGGAAAAGCGCACCCAGACTGTGCAATTCCGCCCCGATGACCCCACTTATTTTCTTTCTTCTGGTGCGATGCGCTTTGATCCTCCTGCTGGTATGTACCCAGACCTATATGAGCGACGTCAACATCAACTTGCTCTGCAAGGCCTTTTTGCACCAACTGCTAGCTGGTCAGGTGAAAAAGGTGAGTTGCTTTCTTCCGCCTTTCCAGCAATGCGTGATCCAGCGGTGGCAATCGACATATACCGCGGCGATAACGGCTTAGATACCGGCGTGGGTCAGTCTTTATTTTCACTCGATAGCTCGTTAATAAGTTCTGGGCAGCTCCTAAAAATAGATCGAGTTAATTTAGTGCAAGGACAATCAGTAACTCTTGACGATGGAACCACTATCACCTTTGATGGCGCCTCGGAGTATGCGAACTATCAAATATCCCATGACCCTTTCCAAAAATGGGTGTTATTCAGCGCTCTTTTGCTGCTGATTTCATTGATGAGTTCTCTAGCTATTAAGCGACGCCGTGTTTGGGTTCGCTTCAAACCGCTTTCCGATACCAGTACCGAGGTGACCATGGCGGGTCTCTCGAGAACCGATAAAGCGGGTTGGGGCGAAGAATTCCTGGAAATCGCCGATGATTTACTAGGTCCAGCTGAATCAGAAACTCAGATGGCAGACGAAAATGGCATAGAAAATGATAGGGTGAGCTAA
- a CDS encoding cytochrome c biogenesis CcdA family protein: protein MTSTFADLVASGPLILGMMAAALAGLVSFASPCVIPLVPGYLSYLASIITTRRKGRGQVAIAALLFVAGFTVVFVLATATVFGAISVLALNQGLLMRIGGVVTILMGLVFLGWVPGLQRDTRLAPKRWASWIGAPLLGAVFALGWTPCLGPTLAAIISVAAGTTGITAARGVFLILGYCVGLGLPFVLLALGSQAAVRGVDFLRRNSRTIQILGGVAMILVGMALLSGMWEYFITWIRQWTVEYGSTLL, encoded by the coding sequence ATGACCAGCACTTTTGCAGATTTAGTAGCCAGCGGACCCCTCATATTGGGGATGATGGCTGCGGCTCTGGCTGGACTAGTTTCATTCGCTTCGCCGTGCGTTATTCCGCTAGTTCCGGGCTATCTTTCATATCTGGCCAGCATTATCACCACCCGCCGCAAAGGACGCGGGCAAGTGGCTATTGCTGCTTTGCTATTCGTTGCCGGATTCACCGTGGTATTTGTGCTCGCCACCGCGACTGTTTTCGGCGCAATCAGCGTATTAGCTCTCAACCAGGGATTATTAATGCGCATCGGGGGAGTAGTGACCATCCTTATGGGGCTAGTATTCCTCGGTTGGGTGCCGGGCTTACAACGCGATACCCGACTAGCCCCGAAACGGTGGGCTTCTTGGATAGGCGCCCCATTACTTGGCGCTGTTTTCGCCCTCGGGTGGACGCCTTGTTTAGGGCCTACTCTCGCCGCCATTATCTCAGTTGCCGCCGGAACCACCGGCATTACCGCAGCTAGAGGAGTTTTTCTCATCTTAGGATACTGCGTGGGACTAGGGTTGCCTTTCGTCCTCTTAGCCCTGGGTTCCCAAGCTGCAGTCCGGGGGGTGGACTTTCTGCGTCGCAACTCCCGGACCATACAAATCCTAGGTGGTGTGGCGATGATTCTGGTTGGCATGGCCCTACTTAGTGGGATGTGGGAGTACTTCATTACATGGATCAGACAGTGGACAGTGGAGTACGGGAGTACCCTGCTTTAA
- a CDS encoding TlpA family protein disulfide reductase, translated as MLQRRLIQGGCGVLLATAALLLSSCGDNPSEARHNAVAQGGEFQFVSPGGEVTIRYPADERKALPDFSGPALLSDADIHLSDFQQQIVVLNSWGQWCAPCRAEIDDLQNIQEYLQENSLGTVLGINIRDFNPDISRDFVTDNGVTFPSIYDPPFRTAAALGGIPSSVVPTTIILDKQHRPAVVFLRSITADEIISEIEQLSKES; from the coding sequence ATGCTGCAACGTCGCCTAATCCAAGGAGGTTGCGGGGTGCTCTTGGCAACCGCGGCCCTCTTGCTCAGCTCCTGCGGGGATAACCCCTCTGAAGCTCGGCACAATGCTGTAGCCCAAGGTGGCGAATTCCAATTCGTATCTCCAGGCGGCGAGGTAACTATTAGATACCCAGCCGACGAACGCAAAGCACTGCCCGATTTCTCTGGTCCGGCCTTACTATCTGATGCGGATATTCACCTCAGCGATTTCCAGCAGCAGATCGTGGTGCTGAACTCGTGGGGCCAGTGGTGCGCCCCGTGCCGTGCGGAGATAGATGACCTCCAAAATATTCAGGAATATCTGCAAGAAAATTCTCTCGGCACAGTATTAGGCATCAATATTAGAGACTTCAATCCAGATATATCCCGTGATTTCGTCACTGATAATGGCGTAACTTTTCCCTCCATTTACGACCCGCCTTTCCGCACTGCCGCAGCACTTGGTGGTATCCCCTCTTCTGTGGTTCCGACCACGATAATCCTGGACAAGCAGCATCGTCCGGCGGTAGTTTTCCTACGCAGTATTACAGCAGATGAAATCATATCCGAGATAGAACAACTTTCGAAAGAGTCATGA
- a CDS encoding histidine phosphatase family protein → MTTTIVHLVRHGEVYNPERILYGRLPDYHLSARGTSQAARTAAIFQAHDVVYLAASPLQRAQETAAPFASITGQEIRTDEDLLEAGNKFEGLRTKGWRSQLWNPKYWPLLLNPIEPSWGESYADIFSRMWSAVERARNAAEGHEAILVSHQLPIVTVQRHAAGKPLAHMSRQCNLASVTSLVFAGNTLVDHHYSEPAREI, encoded by the coding sequence ATGACTACCACCATCGTTCACCTAGTTCGCCACGGCGAGGTATACAATCCGGAGCGCATTTTATATGGTCGCCTGCCTGATTATCACCTTTCCGCCCGCGGAACTAGCCAGGCTGCGCGCACTGCCGCTATTTTCCAAGCGCACGACGTCGTATATTTAGCGGCTAGCCCTTTGCAAAGAGCCCAAGAAACGGCCGCTCCTTTTGCATCCATTACTGGCCAGGAAATCCGAACCGATGAAGACCTCCTGGAGGCTGGCAATAAGTTTGAGGGTTTGCGCACCAAAGGTTGGCGATCCCAGCTGTGGAATCCGAAATATTGGCCGTTGCTGTTAAACCCGATTGAGCCGAGTTGGGGCGAATCTTATGCGGATATTTTTTCGCGCATGTGGTCGGCGGTGGAACGTGCGCGAAATGCGGCCGAGGGGCATGAAGCCATCCTGGTTAGCCACCAACTTCCTATCGTGACCGTGCAACGTCACGCCGCTGGAAAACCGCTGGCGCACATGAGCCGCCAATGTAATCTGGCTTCGGTAACTTCTTTGGTATTTGCGGGAAATACGCTGGTTGACCACCATTATTCTGAGCCGGCGCGGGAGATTTAA